The region TCGGTGGCCGGGAGTGACGTCGGGACGCCGATCCCGGCGGTCCGCTTCCCCTACCGCGTCTCCGCCCAGGACCCGGAGGTCCTGCTGGTCAACGCCCGGACGGTGGCCTGCGACTGCCGCTGGTACCTGGAACTCGACTGGTCCTCCCAGGGCCGCACCGGCACCGTCCGCATCGACGACGCCGGACGCCCGTTCAGGACCAGCGGCATCAAGGGGCTGCCCCGCTACTGGTACTCGACGCGCGAGTGGACCCCCCGCACCGACTGAGCAGCCCCTTCCCCCCTAGCTCGGCCCGCTCTGTCACGTCTCCCAGACGGCGGCGGCCGTACGGTCGTCCGCGTAACCCTTGACCCGTACCTGGGTGTCCGCGAGGAACGCGGCGAGGCCGGGCGGGGGGCCGCCGGACCACCGTCCCGTGAGGTACTCGCACAGCTCGGGCTCGCCGCGCAACGGATCGGCCAGGCCGCCGGTGCACAGCAGGAGCGCGTCCCCGGGACGGGCGACGGAGGCACGGAAACGGAAGGGTTCGCGGGGCGGTTCGGGGGCGGGCTCGTACGGGCTCGGAGGTGTCGTGATCTGAAGGTCCATGGTGAGCCGGTCCCCGTCCGGGGTCTCGTGCGGCGGCGAACCGAAGCCGACGACGGGCTCACCGGCCGGGATCTCGGTGACCCGTGGTTCGATGTCCTGCCACTCGCCGTCCCGGAGCCGGAACAGTCCGCCCGCGCCGACGCCGAAGAAGACGCGCGTACGGCAGTCGGGATCGGCGGGGAGCAACAGGCAGCGCAGGCCCGCGGTGTACTCCTCGGGTTCGATGCCCTGCTCGGCGGCGCTCGCGCGGAGCTTGCCCAGGCTGCGGTCGGTGAGCCGGTGCAGCCCCGACTTGAGGTCACCGCGCCGGGCGGCACGGAGATCCTCGGCGAGCCGTACATGGCTGCGCCCCACCGCGCGCCCGATCCACTGACAGGCCTCGGCGGCGGCCCGGTGCGCGCCGGGCGTGGCACGGGCGCCGGTCGCCATGGCGATGAGGACGAGCGCGTGTTCGCCCGATCCGAAACGGGCGGTGAGGAGCGAGTCGCGGCGGGGCTCGCCCCGGAAACGCGCCGAGTCGCCGCGCAGGGAGACCGCCCGGAGCGTGCAGGCTCCGTACTGCGCCCCGTCGAGCACGGTGTCGGCGACGAGGTCTCCCAGGTCGTCGGGGTCGGCGAGCGGGAGGACGGTGGGTTCGGGCGCGTAGGTGGGGGGACCGGAGCCGACGTGATCGACGCCGCGCGGAGGCCCGTCGACGGTGAGGGCGGAGATCTCCCGAGGGACGGCGGTACCGAGGACGGGGGCCCGGAGCGGGGAGGAGTCGGCCGGGAAGCCGTCCTGGACAAAATCGCCGGGGACCGCGTCGCGCGGGGGAACGGCCGTCGGGGTGGTCCAGGCGGCGCGCTTCATCTCGGGGTCTGCCACCTGGGCGCTCTC is a window of Streptomyces sp. B21-083 DNA encoding:
- a CDS encoding protein phosphatase 2C domain-containing protein translates to MSQQGERSTGHEDDWWGQLYDDSTEDTGPTAAGDSLDDRFASASGTVDGAQGDAVPERAGGDAVFGRETVSGDAPRASEASGASDEWDDLGAGAPPQLPPLPPPPARPVSPPAPVSPPVFPQPRGEVPYGTRDTPRSSGSGRPRAPWEPPPAMPPGPASFPPGPKPAGFRDKGQPPAFGAAFVDGGAGPTGESAQVADPEMKRAAWTTPTAVPPRDAVPGDFVQDGFPADSSPLRAPVLGTAVPREISALTVDGPPRGVDHVGSGPPTYAPEPTVLPLADPDDLGDLVADTVLDGAQYGACTLRAVSLRGDSARFRGEPRRDSLLTARFGSGEHALVLIAMATGARATPGAHRAAAEACQWIGRAVGRSHVRLAEDLRAARRGDLKSGLHRLTDRSLGKLRASAAEQGIEPEEYTAGLRCLLLPADPDCRTRVFFGVGAGGLFRLRDGEWQDIEPRVTEIPAGEPVVGFGSPPHETPDGDRLTMDLQITTPPSPYEPAPEPPREPFRFRASVARPGDALLLCTGGLADPLRGEPELCEYLTGRWSGGPPPGLAAFLADTQVRVKGYADDRTAAAVWET